A stretch of the Brevundimonas sp. MF30-B genome encodes the following:
- the ccmI gene encoding c-type cytochrome biogenesis protein CcmI — protein MLTFWILAGLAAALAGLLVLSGARRGVDVDPSVGDTVEIDALERLRDQGQISAADFAAARAEAARRLLNRERGEIRPVVGPRDRYWILGGLALTSVLAIGLYGLTGSPGRADEPYERRLDEWAQTPGELGPAQLAAVVGRVVRERPDDPQALAMLGAARFEAGDSFGAVSAFRRLVELNPDDAQAWARLGESLVRANDGTIGADAEAAFRRALDIDPEQLGARFFVGEAALLRGDAAVTREMWTPLIAALQPTDPRRQDLERRLPPAGGAS, from the coding sequence ATGCTGACCTTCTGGATTCTGGCCGGACTGGCCGCCGCCCTGGCGGGGCTGCTGGTGCTGAGCGGCGCGCGACGCGGCGTGGATGTTGATCCATCCGTCGGCGACACGGTCGAGATCGACGCTCTGGAGCGGCTGCGCGATCAGGGCCAGATCAGCGCCGCCGACTTCGCCGCCGCGCGCGCCGAGGCCGCCCGCCGCCTGCTGAACCGGGAACGCGGCGAAATCCGCCCCGTGGTGGGCCCGCGTGACCGCTACTGGATATTGGGCGGCCTGGCCCTGACTTCTGTGCTCGCCATCGGCCTGTATGGCCTGACGGGTTCGCCGGGCCGGGCCGATGAGCCCTACGAGCGGCGTCTGGACGAATGGGCGCAAACGCCCGGCGAGTTGGGTCCGGCCCAGCTGGCTGCCGTCGTCGGCCGGGTGGTGCGCGAGCGGCCCGACGATCCGCAGGCCCTGGCTATGCTGGGCGCCGCCCGTTTCGAAGCCGGCGATTCCTTCGGGGCCGTCTCGGCCTTCCGCAGGCTGGTCGAACTCAACCCGGACGACGCTCAGGCCTGGGCGCGTCTGGGCGAGAGTCTGGTGCGGGCCAATGACGGAACCATCGGCGCCGACGCCGAAGCCGCTTTCCGCCGCGCGCTGGACATCGACCCGGAGCAGCTCGGCGCCCGCTTCTTCGTCGGCGAGGCGGCGCTGCTGCGCGGAGACGCCGCCGTGACGCGCGAGATGTGGACCCCGCTGATCGCTGCGCTGCAGCCGACCGATCCGCGGCGCCAGGATCTGGAGCGGCGCCTGCCGCCGGCCGGGGGCGCATCATGA
- a CDS encoding sensor histidine kinase has protein sequence MSDIAEPAQDASSRTPFGWFKRPGRSLTRRLIWLASGWIVLALAITGFFLTSLFQESALRRLGAMLSQTIDELVVATTATPQGVTVAEIRDSQTLRVFSGKYWAVAEPAAEGRLRMVARSTSLWDSDLSVPDDLPPRLNQAFGRTISYNAVGPAGEPLRVAASMKQLPGRNTPVVFLAGIDRSAVDADTRQFATVTWTTLLILGLGLVLAVFVQVKVGLRPLYDLRNEIAAVRKGKAARIARAYPLEIEPLAQQVNRLLDHNQETVERQRTHVGNLAHALKTPIAVMLAEAGTSPGMLPDMVRRQTKVMQDQVDHHLRRARAAARAAHGLGESTPVPEVLDEMAVMLERVFAEKNVEIDWRAPDNLAFLGERQDLQEILGNLMENAAKWSGRRVRVSAGPSGLGQMVVVVEDDGPGLPADRREEVLKRGARLDEDAPGSGLGLSIVDDLTRAYGGRVTLGDSDMGGLKVVLELPAAGD, from the coding sequence GTGAGCGACATAGCCGAACCGGCCCAGGACGCGTCTTCGCGCACGCCGTTCGGCTGGTTCAAGCGGCCGGGACGATCCCTCACCCGCCGCCTGATCTGGCTGGCTTCGGGATGGATCGTTCTGGCTCTGGCCATCACCGGCTTCTTCCTGACCTCGCTGTTTCAGGAATCGGCGCTGCGTCGTCTGGGCGCGATGCTGTCTCAGACCATCGATGAACTGGTGGTGGCCACGACGGCGACGCCCCAGGGCGTGACCGTGGCCGAAATCCGCGATTCCCAGACCCTGCGCGTCTTTTCAGGAAAGTACTGGGCCGTGGCTGAGCCGGCCGCGGAGGGACGGCTGCGCATGGTCGCCCGCTCGACCTCGCTGTGGGATTCGGATTTGTCGGTGCCTGACGACCTGCCGCCCCGACTAAACCAGGCCTTTGGCCGGACGATCAGCTACAACGCCGTCGGACCCGCGGGCGAGCCGCTGCGCGTCGCGGCTTCGATGAAGCAACTGCCGGGCCGCAACACGCCGGTGGTCTTCCTGGCGGGCATAGACCGGTCGGCGGTGGACGCCGACACGCGCCAGTTCGCCACCGTGACCTGGACCACCCTGCTGATCCTGGGGTTGGGTCTGGTGCTGGCGGTCTTCGTTCAGGTGAAGGTGGGCCTGCGTCCGCTCTATGATCTGCGCAACGAGATCGCCGCCGTCCGCAAGGGCAAGGCGGCGCGCATCGCCCGCGCCTATCCGCTCGAAATCGAACCCTTGGCCCAGCAGGTGAACCGCCTGCTGGACCACAATCAGGAGACGGTGGAGCGCCAGCGCACCCATGTCGGCAACCTGGCTCATGCGCTGAAGACGCCCATCGCGGTCATGCTTGCCGAGGCCGGGACCAGCCCGGGAATGCTGCCCGACATGGTGCGGCGCCAGACCAAAGTCATGCAGGATCAGGTCGATCACCACCTGCGCCGCGCCCGCGCCGCCGCCCGCGCCGCCCATGGCCTGGGCGAAAGCACGCCCGTGCCCGAGGTGCTGGACGAGATGGCCGTCATGCTGGAGCGGGTCTTCGCCGAAAAGAATGTCGAGATCGACTGGCGCGCGCCCGACAACCTGGCCTTCCTGGGCGAGCGGCAGGACCTGCAGGAAATCCTCGGCAATCTGATGGAGAACGCCGCCAAATGGTCCGGCCGCCGCGTGCGGGTCTCGGCCGGCCCCAGCGGCCTGGGTCAGATGGTGGTGGTGGTGGAGGACGACGGTCCGGGCCTGCCCGCCGACCGGCGCGAAGAGGTGCTAAAGCGTGGCGCCCGGCTGGACGAGGACGCGCCCGGTTCGGGTCTCGGCCTGTCGATCGTGGACGACCTGACGCGCGCCTACGGTGGCCGGGTGACCCTGGGCGACAGCGACATGGGCGGCCTCAAAGTGGTTCTGGAGCTGCCCGCCGCCGGCGACTGA
- a CDS encoding response regulator transcription factor, with protein sequence MRVLLVEDDVDLSRQLKGALADAGYAVDHAADGEEAHFLGDTEPYDVIVLDLGLPRIDGVSVLERWRREGKTTPVLILTARGAWSDKVSGFDAGADDYLTKPFHTEELLARLRALLRRSAGHASATLSCGALRLDPRAARASVDGEPLRLTSLEYRLLHYLMMHQGRVISRTELVEHLYDQDFDRDSNTIEVFVGRLRKKIGSDRIETVRGLGYRLTPLAGESEAA encoded by the coding sequence ATGCGGGTTCTGCTGGTCGAGGACGACGTCGATCTGTCGCGTCAGCTGAAAGGCGCCCTGGCCGACGCCGGATACGCCGTCGATCACGCCGCCGACGGCGAAGAGGCGCATTTTCTTGGCGACACCGAGCCCTATGACGTCATTGTCCTGGACCTGGGTCTGCCGCGCATCGACGGCGTGTCGGTGCTGGAGCGCTGGCGGCGCGAAGGCAAGACCACGCCGGTGCTGATCCTGACCGCGCGCGGCGCCTGGTCCGACAAGGTGTCGGGCTTCGACGCCGGGGCCGACGACTATCTGACCAAGCCCTTCCATACCGAAGAGCTGCTGGCCCGCCTGCGCGCCCTGCTGCGCCGCTCGGCCGGCCACGCCTCTGCGACCCTGTCGTGCGGCGCCCTGCGGCTGGATCCGCGCGCCGCGCGCGCCAGCGTCGACGGCGAGCCCCTGCGTCTGACCAGCCTGGAATATCGGCTGCTGCATTATCTGATGATGCATCAGGGCCGGGTCATCAGCCGCACCGAACTGGTAGAGCACCTCTACGATCAGGATTTCGACCGTGATTCCAACACCATCGAAGTCTTTGTCGGCCGACTGCGCAAGAAGATCGGCTCGGACCGCATCGAAACCGTGCGCGGCCTGGGCTATCGCCTGACGCCGCTGGCCGGGGAATCCGAGGCGGCGTGA
- a CDS encoding multidrug effflux MFS transporter has protein sequence MTSPAVTAEARSLKGPGFPEFVALIAMMMALNALAIDAMLPALPDIGAGLGVADENSRQWIITAYLLGFGVMQIVYGPLADRYGRKPVLMAGLSLYVTFSVMAAFAPTFTTLILARIGTGVGAAALRVLAVSIVRDRYSGRTMARVMSLSFLVFLGVPIVAPTLGQAILNFAEWRWIFGVLALAGGAFMIWALIRLPETLHPQDRLPIRIPRIAGAFREALTERRSIGYTLAMTAITGALFGFINSSQQIFYDVFQAPGLFTSVFAAIAGGIAVASLLNAKLVERLGSRLISHTALVGFIVMGAVHSAVTLSGHESLVSFAIIQGLTMFCFGFIAGNFGAMAMERMGHIAGTASSAQGFISTTFGSLTGFFIGQQFNGSAAPMAVGFLCCGLAALVAVLFAEQGRLFKARHVAPVLAE, from the coding sequence ATGACCTCCCCCGCCGTCACCGCAGAAGCCCGGTCCCTGAAGGGGCCGGGCTTTCCTGAATTCGTCGCCCTGATCGCCATGATGATGGCGCTGAACGCCCTTGCGATCGACGCCATGTTGCCGGCCTTGCCCGACATCGGCGCGGGCCTGGGCGTCGCGGACGAGAACAGCCGCCAGTGGATCATCACCGCCTATCTGCTGGGATTCGGCGTGATGCAGATCGTCTATGGCCCGCTGGCGGATCGATACGGGCGAAAGCCGGTGCTGATGGCGGGCCTGAGCCTTTATGTGACCTTTAGCGTGATGGCGGCGTTCGCTCCGACCTTCACGACCCTGATCCTCGCGCGCATCGGCACCGGCGTCGGGGCGGCGGCGCTCAGGGTGTTGGCCGTCTCCATCGTGCGTGATCGCTACAGCGGCAGGACCATGGCGAGGGTCATGTCGCTGAGCTTTCTGGTCTTCCTGGGCGTGCCGATCGTGGCGCCGACGCTGGGGCAGGCCATTCTGAACTTCGCCGAGTGGCGCTGGATCTTCGGCGTGCTCGCCTTGGCCGGCGGCGCCTTCATGATCTGGGCCCTGATCCGCCTGCCCGAGACCCTGCACCCGCAGGACCGCCTGCCGATCCGCATTCCGCGCATCGCCGGGGCTTTCCGCGAGGCGCTGACGGAGCGCCGCTCCATCGGCTACACCCTGGCGATGACGGCGATCACGGGCGCGCTGTTCGGCTTCATCAACTCCAGCCAGCAGATCTTCTACGACGTGTTCCAGGCGCCGGGCTTGTTCACCAGCGTCTTCGCCGCCATCGCCGGCGGCATCGCCGTGGCCTCGCTGCTGAACGCCAAACTGGTCGAGCGGCTGGGCTCGCGGCTGATCTCGCACACGGCCCTGGTCGGCTTCATCGTCATGGGCGCGGTCCACTCGGCCGTGACGCTGAGCGGCCATGAGAGCCTGGTCAGCTTCGCGATCATCCAGGGCCTGACCATGTTCTGCTTCGGCTTCATCGCCGGCAATTTCGGCGCCATGGCGATGGAGCGGATGGGCCATATCGCCGGCACCGCCTCGTCGGCCCAGGGCTTCATCTCGACCACCTTCGGCTCGCTGACGGGCTTCTTCATCGGCCAGCAGTTCAACGGCTCGGCCGCGCCGATGGCGGTGGGCTTCCTGTGTTGCGGCCTGGCGGCCCTGGTCGCGGTGCTGTTCGCCGAACAGGGCCGGCTGTTCAAGGCGCGCCATGTGGCGCCGGTCTTGGCGGAGTGA
- a CDS encoding M1 family metallopeptidase, translating into MIRPPARPLTLAASALALTLAAALSACAPTTGASPMIPPVAAQPIEYVRDVHSHARPEIARVVHVDLDLDADFQAKTLSGRATLDVTAEPGANEIVLDVRNLDIGEVVDAEGRPLRYVVGNDDPILGRPMTVYFPAFAPNERRRITIRYATRPDAAALQWLTPAQTAGGQKPYLFSQGQAILTRTWVPTQDSPGIRQTYSARITAPDDLKVVMSADQLTPQGEAAGPGKRAWRFRMDNPIPPYLMAIGIGDLAFAPIDHRTGVFTEPGELAASARELQPTARMVDAAEALYGPYQWGRYDLLVLPPSFPFGGMENPKLTFATPTIMAGDQSLVSLVAHELAHSWSGNLVTNAVWADFWLNEGFTTYFENRIMEAVYGRDRALQEQVLSWGEMQDALASMPAADTRLHLNLDGRDPDDGMNAIAYDKGAAFLRTIEGVVGRERFDAWLRGYFERNAYRPMTSALFLTDIRDNLVRGDQAMETALKLDEWVYQPGLPSNAVAPVSDAFAPVDAAALAFFRDRGPASAIPWSGWNTQQRQRFLNWRPEGLRAGADWLRPAQLTDLESTLNLANEGNAELTFGWLQIALAHRYQPAVATAERFLTEQGRRKFVLPLFTTLWAEGDWGRPIARRIYAEARPLYHPVTTGSVDQVVGRP; encoded by the coding sequence ATGATCCGTCCCCCCGCCCGGCCGCTGACCCTGGCCGCCTCCGCCCTGGCCCTGACGCTGGCGGCCGCCCTGTCGGCCTGTGCGCCCACGACCGGAGCCTCGCCCATGATCCCGCCCGTCGCCGCCCAGCCGATCGAATATGTGCGCGACGTCCACTCCCACGCCCGGCCCGAGATCGCGCGCGTGGTCCATGTCGATCTGGATCTGGATGCGGACTTCCAGGCCAAGACCCTGAGCGGCCGCGCCACCCTGGACGTGACCGCCGAGCCGGGCGCCAATGAGATCGTCCTGGACGTCCGCAACCTGGACATCGGCGAGGTGGTCGACGCCGAGGGCCGGCCGCTGCGCTATGTGGTCGGCAACGACGATCCCATCCTGGGCCGGCCGATGACGGTCTATTTCCCGGCCTTTGCGCCCAATGAGCGGCGGCGCATCACCATTCGCTACGCCACGCGGCCCGACGCCGCGGCCCTGCAATGGCTGACCCCGGCCCAGACCGCCGGCGGCCAGAAGCCCTATCTGTTCAGCCAGGGCCAGGCGATCCTGACCCGCACCTGGGTGCCGACCCAGGACAGCCCCGGCATCCGCCAGACCTATTCCGCCCGCATCACGGCGCCCGACGATCTGAAGGTGGTGATGAGCGCCGACCAGCTGACGCCCCAGGGCGAGGCGGCCGGCCCCGGCAAGCGGGCCTGGCGCTTCCGCATGGACAATCCGATCCCGCCCTATTTGATGGCGATTGGGATTGGCGACCTGGCATTCGCGCCCATCGACCATCGCACCGGCGTCTTCACCGAGCCGGGCGAGTTGGCCGCCTCGGCGCGCGAGCTTCAGCCTACGGCCCGCATGGTCGACGCCGCCGAGGCCCTGTACGGCCCGTATCAGTGGGGCCGCTACGACCTGCTGGTCCTGCCGCCCAGCTTCCCGTTCGGCGGCATGGAAAATCCCAAGCTGACCTTCGCCACGCCGACCATCATGGCCGGCGATCAATCGCTGGTGTCGCTGGTGGCGCACGAGCTGGCCCACTCCTGGTCGGGCAATCTGGTAACCAACGCCGTCTGGGCCGACTTCTGGCTGAACGAGGGCTTCACCACCTATTTCGAGAACCGGATCATGGAGGCCGTCTACGGCCGTGACCGCGCCTTGCAGGAACAGGTTCTGAGCTGGGGCGAGATGCAAGACGCGCTGGCCTCCATGCCCGCCGCCGACACCCGCCTGCACCTGAACCTGGACGGCCGCGATCCCGACGACGGCATGAACGCCATCGCCTATGACAAGGGCGCCGCCTTCCTGCGCACCATCGAGGGCGTGGTCGGGCGCGAGCGGTTCGACGCCTGGCTGCGCGGCTATTTCGAGCGCAATGCCTATCGGCCCATGACCTCGGCCCTGTTCCTGACCGACATCCGCGACAATCTGGTGCGCGGCGATCAGGCGATGGAGACGGCGCTGAAGCTGGACGAATGGGTCTATCAGCCCGGCCTGCCGTCCAATGCGGTCGCGCCCGTGTCGGACGCCTTTGCGCCCGTCGATGCGGCGGCCCTCGCCTTCTTCCGCGACCGCGGCCCGGCCTCGGCCATCCCGTGGTCCGGCTGGAACACCCAGCAGCGCCAGCGCTTCCTGAACTGGCGGCCCGAGGGCCTGCGCGCGGGCGCCGACTGGCTGCGTCCGGCCCAGCTGACCGACCTGGAAAGCACCCTGAACCTGGCCAATGAAGGCAACGCCGAGCTGACCTTCGGCTGGCTGCAGATCGCCCTGGCGCATCGCTATCAGCCCGCCGTGGCGACCGCCGAACGCTTCCTGACGGAGCAGGGGCGGCGCAAGTTCGTCCTGCCGTTGTTCACCACCCTGTGGGCCGAGGGCGACTGGGGCCGGCCCATCGCGCGCCGCATCTACGCCGAGGCGCGGCCGCTGTATCACCCCGTCACCACGGGCTCGGTCGATCAGGTCGTCGGCCGCCCCTGA
- a CDS encoding aspartate aminotransferase family protein, protein MGVYNRAPLAVERGRGARLWSTDGVEYLDCVAGISTNGLGHAHPALVEAVKDQADKLWHVSNIFRIPGQEALADALCASSFADVVFFTNSGTEAVECALKTARKYHSAKGSPERIDIYGFDGSFHGRTYGAINAAANPNYTNGFGPPMEGFHQLKWGDHDALKAAIAAPTTAAIIIEPVQGEGGCRVLPDQCLRGLRGLCDQYGVLIIFDEVQCGMGRTGKLWAHEWAGMAPDIMAVAKALGGGFPIGACLSTSEAASGMTVGAHGSTFGGNPLAMAVGQAALGAINTPEILGNVQEISGYLKQQLHGVMERYPDVIGDVRGKGLLIGIKLKPNNRDFMGWARDEQQLLVAGGGDNVVRILPPLNLTLEEAREAVEKLERTCAFARTQMTA, encoded by the coding sequence ATGGGTGTCTACAACCGCGCGCCGCTGGCGGTCGAGCGCGGGCGCGGCGCCCGACTGTGGTCCACGGACGGGGTCGAATATCTGGACTGCGTCGCCGGCATCTCCACCAACGGCCTGGGCCATGCCCATCCGGCCCTGGTCGAGGCGGTCAAGGATCAGGCCGACAAGCTGTGGCACGTGTCCAACATCTTCCGCATTCCCGGTCAGGAAGCCCTGGCCGACGCCCTGTGCGCCTCTAGCTTCGCGGACGTGGTGTTCTTCACCAACTCGGGCACCGAAGCCGTCGAGTGCGCGCTGAAGACGGCGCGTAAATATCACTCCGCCAAGGGCAGCCCCGAGCGCATCGACATCTACGGCTTCGACGGCTCGTTCCACGGCCGGACCTACGGCGCGATCAACGCGGCGGCCAATCCGAACTACACCAACGGTTTCGGCCCGCCGATGGAAGGCTTCCACCAGCTGAAGTGGGGCGATCACGACGCGCTGAAAGCGGCCATCGCCGCGCCGACGACCGCCGCCATCATCATCGAGCCGGTTCAGGGCGAAGGCGGCTGCCGGGTTCTGCCGGACCAGTGCCTGCGCGGTCTGCGCGGGCTGTGCGACCAGTACGGCGTGCTGATCATCTTCGACGAGGTCCAGTGCGGCATGGGCCGCACCGGCAAGCTGTGGGCCCACGAATGGGCCGGCATGGCGCCCGACATCATGGCGGTGGCCAAGGCGCTGGGCGGCGGCTTCCCCATCGGGGCCTGCCTCTCCACGAGCGAGGCGGCCTCGGGCATGACCGTCGGGGCGCACGGTTCGACCTTCGGCGGCAATCCGCTGGCCATGGCGGTCGGCCAGGCGGCGCTGGGCGCGATCAACACCCCGGAGATCCTGGGCAACGTCCAGGAAATCTCGGGCTATCTGAAGCAGCAGCTGCACGGCGTCATGGAACGCTATCCCGACGTGATCGGGGATGTGCGCGGCAAGGGCCTGCTGATCGGCATCAAGCTGAAGCCGAACAACCGCGACTTCATGGGCTGGGCGCGCGACGAACAGCAACTGCTGGTCGCGGGCGGCGGCGACAATGTCGTGCGCATCCTGCCGCCGCTGAACCTGACGCTCGAGGAAGCCCGCGAAGCGGTCGAGAAGCTCGAACGCACCTGCGCCTTCGCGCGCACCCAGATGACTGCCTAG
- the argF gene encoding ornithine carbamoyltransferase → MVRHFLDIHRLSAEDLRAILDDAHARKQARQGWPKGRVDADAPARDRVLAMVFEKNSTRTRFSFDAAIRQLGGSAIIANAADMQLGRGEPVEDTAKVLSRMVDAVMIRANDHEDVERFARVSTVPVINALTDRSHPCQILADLLTIEEHRGPVKGKTIAWVGDGNNVCHSFMHAAPKLGFTLNVACPAEYHPDLRDLAKGGDHVHLTSDPREAVRGADVVVTDTWVSMGDQDYEDRLAAFEAYGVDDALMDEAAEDAVFLHCLPAHRGEEVSDAVIDGPRSLVWDEAENRIHAQKAVLAWCFGQGGD, encoded by the coding sequence ATGGTGCGCCACTTCCTCGACATCCACCGGCTGAGCGCCGAAGACCTGCGCGCCATTCTGGACGACGCCCACGCCCGCAAGCAGGCGCGTCAGGGCTGGCCCAAGGGACGCGTCGACGCCGACGCGCCTGCGCGCGATCGCGTCCTGGCCATGGTGTTCGAGAAGAACTCGACCCGCACCCGCTTCAGCTTCGACGCGGCTATCCGCCAGCTGGGCGGCTCGGCCATCATCGCCAACGCCGCCGACATGCAGCTGGGGCGCGGCGAGCCGGTGGAGGACACCGCCAAGGTTCTGTCGCGCATGGTCGATGCGGTCATGATCCGGGCCAACGACCACGAGGATGTCGAGCGTTTCGCCCGCGTCTCGACCGTGCCGGTCATCAACGCCCTGACCGACCGGTCCCACCCGTGCCAGATCCTGGCCGATCTGCTGACCATCGAGGAGCATCGCGGGCCGGTCAAAGGCAAGACCATCGCCTGGGTCGGCGACGGCAACAACGTCTGCCACAGCTTCATGCACGCGGCGCCGAAGCTCGGCTTCACCCTGAACGTGGCCTGCCCGGCGGAATACCACCCCGACCTGCGCGACCTGGCCAAGGGCGGCGACCACGTCCACCTGACCAGCGACCCGCGAGAGGCCGTGCGCGGCGCTGATGTGGTGGTCACCGACACCTGGGTCTCCATGGGCGACCAGGACTACGAAGACCGTTTGGCCGCCTTCGAGGCCTATGGCGTGGACGACGCCCTGATGGACGAGGCGGCCGAGGACGCCGTCTTCCTGCACTGCCTGCCCGCGCATCGCGGCGAGGAGGTCTCCGACGCCGTCATCGACGGCCCGCGCTCGCTGGTGTGGGACGAGGCCGAAAACCGCATCCACGCCCAGAAGGCGGTTCTGGCCTGGTGTTTTGGCCAAGGCGGCGACTGA
- the rplU gene encoding 50S ribosomal protein L21 — translation MYAVIKTGGKQYRVQPGDTIVVEKIDGEAGAAVTLGEVLMLGGDKGVTLGGPLIDGASVAATLVETRKGEKIKIFKKIRRQGYRRTGGHRQMESVLRITGIEGAGETAKWDGEVSLMTKAEMNARARGLAPRTVETEEAKPAPKAKKAAAPKADAAEAAPAEKVPAKKAAPKAKKTETTASTDEA, via the coding sequence ATGTACGCGGTGATCAAAACCGGCGGCAAGCAGTACCGGGTCCAACCGGGCGACACCATCGTGGTCGAGAAGATCGACGGCGAGGCGGGCGCCGCCGTGACCCTGGGCGAAGTCCTGATGCTGGGCGGCGACAAGGGCGTGACCCTGGGCGGCCCGCTGATCGACGGCGCGTCGGTCGCGGCTACGCTGGTCGAAACCCGCAAGGGCGAGAAGATCAAGATCTTCAAGAAAATCCGTCGTCAGGGCTATCGCCGCACCGGCGGTCACCGCCAGATGGAATCGGTCCTGCGCATCACCGGCATCGAAGGCGCCGGCGAAACCGCCAAGTGGGACGGCGAAGTCTCGCTGATGACCAAGGCGGAAATGAACGCCCGCGCTCGCGGCCTGGCCCCGCGCACGGTCGAAACCGAAGAGGCCAAGCCGGCCCCCAAGGCCAAGAAGGCCGCCGCCCCCAAGGCTGACGCCGCTGAAGCCGCTCCGGCCGAAAAGGTGCCCGCCAAGAAGGCCGCGCCCAAGGCCAAGAAGACCGAAACCACCGCTTCGACCGACGAAGCCTAA
- the rpmA gene encoding 50S ribosomal protein L27 — protein MAHKKSGGSSRNGRDSESKRLGVKKYGGERVLAGNIIVRQRGTKFHPGANVGLGRDHTLFATVDGSVQFSTKRGGRCYVSILAANDDAQAMAAE, from the coding sequence ATGGCTCACAAGAAATCCGGCGGTTCGTCGCGCAACGGTCGCGACTCTGAATCCAAGCGCCTTGGCGTGAAGAAGTATGGCGGCGAGCGCGTGCTGGCCGGCAACATCATCGTGCGTCAGCGCGGCACCAAGTTCCACCCGGGCGCCAACGTCGGCCTGGGCCGCGACCACACCCTCTTCGCGACCGTCGACGGCTCGGTGCAGTTCAGCACCAAACGCGGCGGCCGTTGTTACGTATCGATCCTTGCGGCCAACGACGACGCTCAGGCGATGGCCGCCGAGTAA
- a CDS encoding GNAT family N-acetyltransferase, whose protein sequence is MCVIETSPVVETRRLTLRAPGAQDISRIAALANDPGVARMTMRMPHPFAVEDAEAFVLQVAAQDPARAIAFLIEHEDLGPVGVIGLHESEDLAPEAGYWIGREYWGRGFATEALEGALVWASRRWKRRAMMAGHFVDNPASGRVLEKAGFLYTGETRPAFSLARGEPAQVRRMVWLA, encoded by the coding sequence ATGTGCGTGATCGAAACCTCTCCCGTCGTCGAGACGCGGCGTCTGACCCTGCGTGCGCCCGGCGCCCAGGACATCAGCCGCATCGCCGCCCTAGCCAATGATCCGGGCGTGGCCCGCATGACGATGCGCATGCCTCACCCCTTTGCGGTCGAGGACGCAGAAGCCTTTGTGCTGCAGGTTGCAGCCCAGGACCCGGCGCGCGCCATAGCCTTCCTGATAGAACACGAGGATCTGGGCCCGGTCGGCGTGATCGGCCTGCACGAGAGCGAGGACCTCGCGCCGGAGGCCGGCTACTGGATCGGGCGTGAATACTGGGGCAGGGGCTTCGCCACCGAAGCCTTGGAGGGCGCCCTGGTTTGGGCCAGCCGCCGCTGGAAGCGCCGCGCCATGATGGCGGGCCATTTCGTCGACAATCCCGCCTCGGGCCGGGTGCTGGAGAAGGCGGGCTTTCTGTACACGGGCGAGACGCGGCCGGCCTTCAGCCTGGCGCGCGGCGAACCGGCCCAGGTGCGCCGGATGGTGTGGCTGGCCTAA